In Deinococcus aquiradiocola, the sequence GACGACGCGTACATGACGCTGCACAGGGACTACATCGAGAGCATCTGGTGGAGCGTCAAGAACCTCGACGAGAAGGGCCTGCTGTACAAGGGCTTCCGCGTGGCGCCGTACTGCCCGAAGGACGGCACGACCCTGTCGAACGCCGAGGTCAGCGAGGGCTACAAGGACATCCAGGACCCGAGCGTGTACGTGCCGTTCGCCCTGACGGACCCCGGCGCGCTGGGCCTGCCGGACGGCGCGGCGTTCCTGGTGTGGACGACCACCCCGTGGACCCTGCCGTACAACGTGGGCGTCGCCATCCACCCGGACTTCGAGTACGTGGCCGCCCGCGACAAGGAAGGCCGGGTGCTGATCCTGGCCGCCAGCCTGAAGGACGAGGTGCTGGGCGAGGACGCCGAGGTCGTGAAGACCTTCAAGGGGAGTGAGCTGGAGCGCGTGGCGTACCAGCCCCTCTTCACCGAGGCGTACGAAGCCGAGGGCGAAGGCAAACCCGTGTGGATGGCGGGCCTGGACACCTACGTGTCCGACAGTGACGGGACCGGCATCGTGCACACGGCGCCCGCCTTCGGTGAGGACGACATGCGCCTCGCGCGGAACTACGGCTTCCCGGTGATCGTGGGCGTGGACGGCGAGGGCAAGCACCGTTTCGGGCCGTGGGCGGGCGTGTTCTTCCGCGACGCGAACACCGAGATCGTGCGCGACCTGCGCGCGCGCGGCCTGATGTGGCGCGAGAAGAACTTCCTGCACGCCTACCCGCACTGCTGGCGCTGCGGCACGCCCCTGATGTACTACGCGACCGAGAGCTGGTACCTGAACAACACCCGCCTGAAGGAGCGCCTGATCGAACTGAACGGGACGATCGACTGGCACCCCGCGCACATCCGCAACGGCCGCTACGGCGGGTGGCTGGAGAACCTGATCGACTGGAACCTGTCCCGCAACCGCTACTGGGGCACGCCGATGCCCGTGTGGGAAAGCGAGGACGGCGAGTACCGCGTGGTCGGCAGTTACGCCGAACTGGCCGAACTGAGCGGCCGTCCCGAACTGACGGGACCCGACTTCGACCCACACCGGCCCTTCGTGGACGACATCACCTTCGAGGACGGCGGCAAGACGTTCCGGCGCGTGCCGTACGTGATGGACGTCTGGTACGACAGCGGCAGCATGCCCTTCGCGCAGCACCACTACCCCTTCGAGAACAGGGAAAAATTCGAGCAGGGCGGCTTCCCTGCCGACTTCATCGCGGAGGCCATCGACCAGACGCGCGGGTGGTTCAACAGCCTGCACCAGATCGGCACGATGGTGTTCGACAGCGTGGCGTACAAGAGCGTCATCTGCTCCGGGCACATCCTCGACGAGAAGGGCGCGAAGATGAGCAAGAGCAAGGGGAACATCGTGAACCCCTGGGAGGTGTTCGAGCAGTTCGGCGCGGACGCCGCCCGCTGGTACATGTACGTCTCGGCGCCGCCCGAACTGAGCCGCCGCTTCGGCATGAACCTCGTGGGCGACGCGTTCCGCAGTCACTTCCTGACGCTGTGGAACACGTACTCGTTCTTCGTGCTGTACGCGAACCTCGACCGGCCCGACCTGAGCGCCGCGCCCGCCCCCGCGGACCGGCCCGAAGTGGACCGCTGGCTGCTGGCGAAGGTGCAGGCGCTGACCGGCACGGTCACGGCCGCGCTGGAGAACTACGACCCGACCGGCGCGAGCCGCGCCCTGCAGGACTTCGTGGTGGAGGACCTGAGCAACTGGTACGTGCGCCGCAACCGCAGGCGGTTCTGGTCTGCTCCGGGTGCCGGGGCCGCCCCCGACGCCCCGAGCGGAGCGAGCATGAGGGGCGGCGAGGTGGACACCGCCGCGTACGCCACGCTGCACCACGCGCTGAAGACCGTGACGCTCCTGACCGCGCCGTTCACGCCGTTCCTGGCGGAGACGCTGTACCAGAATCTCGTGCGGACCGTGGACGTCGGCGCGCCCGAGAGTGTGCACCTCGCCGCGTGGCCCGTGGTGGACGAGGCGCTGGCCGCGCCCGTGCTGGTGGGCGAGATGGACGCCGTGCTGCGCGTCGTGAGCCTGGGCCGCGCCGTGCGCGGACAGACCGGCATGCGCCAGCGTCAGCCGCTCCCGAAGGTCATGCTGCGCGCCCGCAGCGCCGAGCAGACGCAGGCCCTGGGGCGCTTCGCGGAGCAGATCAAGGAGGAACTGAACGTCAAGGAGGTCGAACTGATCGACCAGTTCACGGAACTCGTCAGTTACGTGCTGCGTCCGAACCTGCCGCTGCTCGGCAAGAAGTTCGGCAAGGCCGTCCCGCAGGTGCGTGCCGCGCTGCAGGCCGCCGACGCCAGCGAGATCGCCCGCTTCGTGCGCGACGGCAGGCAGTTCGAGGTGACCTCGCCCACCGGTGAGCGCTTCGAGCTGGGGCCGGACGAGGTGCTCGTGGACGCCAGATCACCTGAGGGCTTCGCGGCCATGGAGGAGGCCGGGTACCTCGTGGCGTTCGACACCACCCTGACGCGCGAACTGGAACTGGAGGGCCTGGCCCGCGACCTCGTGCGCGGCGTGCAGGACGCCCGCAAGAAGGCGGGCTTCGAGGTGCAGGACCGCATCAGCCTGCACCTGGACCTGCAGGGCGACGCGCGCGAGGCGGCCGAAGCGTGGCAGGAATACCTGATGAGCGAGACGCTCGCCGAGACGCTCGCGTTCGGCCCGGCCGCCGGGTTCGAGGCGGAACTGGAAGGCGGGAAAGCGTACCTGGAGCGCCTGGAAACCGTCAGCCACAACTGATCCGGGTTCGAGCTGAACTCCTGAAATTCAGCTGAGCGGAACGCGAAGCCGCCGCCCGGCCGCGAGCACCGACGAGTACGGTTTTGAGGAGATGAAAGGGACACCGGTGCTGTTCCCGGCATCCCTGGAACCGGATCAAAGCCGGATGACCCGGATGCCGTCCGGACCGTGAACAGGAGGGCCGCGCCATGCCGAGGCGCGGCCCTCCTGTCGTCCGGGTCCGGGTACATCAAGGGGCCGCCGATCGCGTGATCGGCGGCCCCTGTCGTGCCTTGCGGTCAGATGGCGTTGGCGAAGAGCGGTGTGGTGGTCGGCTGGTCGCTGCCGGTTTCGGGTTCGACGGTGACGGCGAAGACCGTTCCGGCGGGCAGGGCGGCCACGTAGTTCTGACCTTTGAACAGGCCGAGCGAGACGGGTTTGCCGTTCTCGATCTTCCACGCCTGGTACGCGCGGCCACTGGGGACGCTGGCCTGCATGCGGACGTAGGCGTGCCCGTCGGTGAGGCGGACGACCTGCGCGACGGTCTGTCCGGCAGGCGTACGGATAGGGGTGGTGACGGAACCCGGCTGGCGCTGGTAGTACGCGAGGTCGTGCGGGGTGCCGCGCAGGGTGGGGAGCAGGACGACGGCCAGGGCGGCTGCGGCGGCGACGGCGAGGACCGGGTACAGCCAGGGGCGGCGCGCGGGGACCTGCAGCGGCGTGGGGGCTGGCGCGGCCGCCTGGGGTGCGGGTGCGGCGGTCGCCCGGGTGTGGGTGGGCGCGGCGAGGTCGGCGTTCAGGCGGGCCATGAGGCGGTCTTCCGCGCCGTCCGGGACGGGGGACGGCCCGAGGTCCATGACGAGGTCCGTCAGGCCGTTCAGGTAGGCGTTGAGTTCCTCGCGCGCCTGAGGGTGAAGGTCGAGCGCTGCCTCGACCTCAGCGGCCTCCTCGGGGCTCAGGAAGCCCAGCGCGTAGTCCGCCAGCAGGTCGCTGGTGAGTTGGTGTCGGTCGAGCATTGCTATTCACCTCCCAGGTGGGTTTTCATGCGGGCCAGGGCGGCGCGCAGGCGGGTCTTGACGGTGCCGAGCGGGATGCCGGTCACCTCGGCGACCTCGGCATGGCTGTGCCCCTGGTAGTACGCGAGTTCCACGAGGCGGCGTTCGTCGGGCGTGAGGATGGACACGGCGCGTTCGGCCATGATCTTGTCGGTCTGGTCGGGGCTGCGGGTGGGTGAGTCCCAGTCCTCGATGGCGTAGCCGGTGTCGGGCCGGTCGCGCAGGGCCTGCAGGAAGCGGCGGTGCGCGATGGTCACGAGCCACGTCTTGGCGCTCGCGAGGTTCCGATCAAACCTCAGGGCGGCCTTCCAGGCGTTCAGGAAGGCGTCCTGCACGCAGTTTTCCGTCTCGGTCGGGTCCTGGAGCATCCGGCGACCCAGACTGAACAGGTAGGGGGCGTAGCGTTGATGCAGTTCGCGCAGGGCGTCTTGCTGTCCCTGGGCCATCTGAGCGATCAGGTCTTCGTCGGTTAGGGTCATGGGCAGGGGGGTGGTTCCGCTGTCAGCCTAGCACCCGTGGCGGGGGTGCTCCCGGGCGGGACGTCCCGACGTTTCCTGAGGGTTCAGTGGGCCAGCACCCGGTAAGGTGCAGAGCGGCCGGTGCGGCGTTCAGGCCTGCGCGTCGCGCACGGTCACGGTGACAGGCTCGACGGTGGGGGCGGGCACGTCACTGTCCTTGAGGCTGCCCTGCAGTTCGTCCTTGAGGCCCTGGGTGCCCTTGCGGAACTCGCGGATGCCGTTGCCGAGGCTGCGGCCCAGGTCCGGCAGTTTCTTCGGTCCGAAGACCAGCAGCGCCACCACCAGAATGATCATGATTTCGGGAAAGCCGAGGTTGGGCATGGTGTTTCCTCCTGAAAGGTCGGGGGTAAAGGGGCGGCCCGGTGCCGTGCCTCCCTCCCGCTTCTGAACTGTTATATGCACTCCGCGCGCGTTTGGATTGCCTGTGCAGGAGCGCGTCCCGGCCGCTGCGGGCAGCCGCTCCGGGCGACACAAGGGCGACGGGACGACCCCGTATGGAGTCGTCCCGCCGCCTGTGAGTGGGTGAGGTTACTTCAGCGCGCCGTTCAGGCCGTTGGGGAAGAAGCCGCCCTTGCCGGCGCCACCCAGGTAGACGATGGCGAGGACTTCGGCGGTGCTGCGGCTGTACGCGACGCTGTTCTCGTCCGCGACGACGATGTTCGCCTTGCCGCCGACGGTGAGGCCCTGGTCCTTGCCGCCGCCGACCTTGCCGCGCAGGTCGCTGATCTTCTGGATGAGCTGCTCGACCGTGACGCCGTAGGGCGTGACGACGTCCTTCTGGGCGTACAGGAGGGTGCGGATCTCACCGGCGTGGTACGCCTCGACCGCGAGGATCCCGGCGGCCGACTCGAGGATGCCGTTCGCGCTGTCGTCGGTGACGAGGCGGGCGGCGCCCTTGTAGGCGGTGACGCCCACGTCCTCGAAGATGAACGCGCCGTGCAGGAAGAACAGGTCGTTCAGGTAGGGGTTGAAGGCGGGGGTCAGGGTGGCGCCCGCGGCGGCGTTGGCGGCGGCAGCGAAGGCCGGGCCGATGTCGAGGACGGGGCGGTCAACGGCGGCCGTGCCGAGGACCTTGCGCAGGAAGAGGACGTGGTTCAGCTCGTCCTGAGCGATCTCCTGGGCGTAGGCGGCGACGGCGGCGTCCTTGAAGGGCACGGCGGTCTTGCCGTCGAAGCCGTCGGGCAGGATGACCTGAGCGCTGCCGCCGGGCAGTTCGGCGATGCGGCCCACGGCGGCCAGGTAGAACGCGGCCTCCAGGTACTCGAGGTTCAGCGCGAAGTTCGCGATGGCGACGTCGAGGTTGGCCTTGGCGGGCGTGGCGGCGGTGGCAGGGGCGCAGGAGGCGAGGACGGCGCCCGCTCCGATCAGACCAGCGGTTCCGAGAAACTGACGACGGCTCGGTTTGGTGTTGTTGGCGCTCATGTGATCCTCCGAAGAATTGACCCTGGGGTTCAGGGACGAAGAGAGCTGTACGGCTGCCGCTCGGCGCCGCGTTCCTGTGGCTTACACCCTGCTATATCCGGCTCGCTCCGACCTGGATTGTTCACCTGAACTTCATGAAGTGCAGCTCAAGGTCGGAAGCTGCGCGACTGACAACGGCACTGGATCTCGTTTCACGTTTAGCGGCTGTCCAGGGAATGTTATCCCGCCTGTCGCCGCGCTCATGAGCCCAGGGTTCAGGTGAGGGTCATGTGCTGCCCATCAAACCTGAAGGGACGCGCGAACTGCACCCTGCCGTACACTGGGCCGCATGAATGCCCCCACCTCCCTGCACCTGCAGGCCACACCCGGACGCCTGGACAGCGTGCTCAGCGAACTGTCCGGCGTCAGCCGCTCGCAGATCGGCGGCTGGATCGGCCAGGGCCGCGTCCGGGTCGACGGGACGCCCGTCACGCGCGCCAGCCACAAGCTCCGGGGCGGCGAGACCATCGAAGCGGACGTCCCGGAACCGCCGCCCTCTCACGTGGAGCCGGAAGACGTGCCACTCGACATCCTTTTCGAAGACGACGCGCTCGTCGCCGTGAACAAACCGCCCGGCATGACGACGCACCCCGCGCCGGGCGTGATCAGCGGCACGCTCGTGAACGCCCTGCTGGGCCGCATGACGCTGCCCGCGCAGGAGGGCCACAACGAGGACGGCAGCTTCCGGCCCGGCATCGTGCACCGCCTCGACAAGGACACGAGCGGCGTGATCGTGGTCGCCAAGACCACCCCCGACCACGCGCGGCTCAGCGAGGCCTTCCGGGACCGCGCGACCCGCAAGACGTATCTCGCCATCGCCATCGGGCACTGGAAGGCGGACCGGCCCATCGACGTGGACGCACCCATCGGTCGGCACCCGGTCGCGCGGCAGCGCATGGCGGTCGGCGGGACGAGCTTCAAGGAGGCGCAGACGCGGTTCACGCCACTCGCGCGACTCACGAACCCGCACGGTCAGGTGCTGACGCTGGTGCAGGCCGAGCCGCGCACCGGCCGCACGCACCAGATCCGCGTGCACCTCGCGCACCTGGGCAGCCCCATCCTGGGCGACACCGTGTACGGCCGCGCCAGCGAAGCCATGCCGCGCCACGCGCTGCACGCCTGGAAGCTGGAGGTACCGCACCCCCGGACGGGCGAACCGCTGCAGCTGGAGGCCGCGCCGCCCGACGACCTGCTCAGCGCGTGGCTGGCGCTCGGCGGGGAACTCCCGCCCGTCCTGACGGGAGGCGCGGCGCAAACCTGAACGATTTCTTCAGACCGTCACCCGCCGCGTTCTCATGTTCCTGACGCTCCGGGGGTAGGATACAGGGGCTGACAGGCCAGTTGTTTCATTCCAGAGCCTGCCCACAAGGAGCATCATGACCAAGCTCGAACTTCCCGCACTCCCCTACGCCTACGACGCGCTGGAACCCCACATCGACGCGCAGACCATGACCATCCACCACACCAAGCACCACCAAGCGTACATCGACAACGCCAACAAGGCGCTCGAAGGCACCGAGATGGAACACATGAGCGCCGACGAGATCGTCAAGAACCTCGCCAGCGCCCCCGCCGACAAGAAAGGCGCGCTGCGCAACAACGTCGGCGGCCACGTCAACCACAGCATGTTCTGGCAGGTCATGGGACCGGACGGCACCGGCAAGCCCAGCGGTGAGCTCGCCAGCGCCATCGACGAGACCTTCGGGTCCTTCGAGGCCTTCAAGGAGAAGCTCGAAGACGCCGGCAAGACCCGCTTCGGGTCCGGCTGGGCGTGGCTCGTGGTGCAGGACGGCAAGCTGGCCGTGGTCAGCACCGCCAACCAGGACAGCCCCCTGATGGGCGCCGAGATCGCGGGCGTGAGCGGCACCCCGATCCTCGGTGTGGACGTGTGGGAGCACGCGTACTACCTGAACTACCAGAACCGTCGCCCCGATTACCTCAAGGCGTTCTGGAACGTCGTGAACTGGGACGAGGTCGCCCGGCGCTACGCCGCCGCGAAGTAATACGGTTTTGAGCTGAACTCTTTCAGTTCAGCCGAGCGAAGCGAGCACCAACACGTACGGTTGGGAGGAGATGGAAGCGGGCAGGCGTCCTGTAGGGCGTCCGTTCTGCCCAAGAAGGAATGCCGGTGCTGTTTCCGGCATTCCTGGAATCGGATCAAAACCGTATGACCTCGGGCACAGCAGGCCGGGCCGGGAATCGATTCCCGGCCCGGCCTGCTTTCGTCCTGCCGTGGCGCTTCGCTTCAGCCGCCGCGTTCGATCTGGCCCTGCTGTCCGTCCGCGAACTTGAGGCGCAGGGCGGCCGCGCTGGCGGGCGGGACCATGCTGCCGATGTCGCCCTGGTAACTGGCGATCTCGCGCGCCATGCTGCTCGACACGTAGCTCCAGCGGGTGGCGGCCATGATGAACACCGTCTCCACCTCGCCCAGCTGGCGGTTGAGGTGCGCGATCTGCAGTTCGTACTCGTAGTCGCTCACGGCGCGCAGGCCGCGCACGATGATGCCCTTGCCCTGCTGCTGCATGTAGTTGACGAGCAGGCCGCCGAAGCTGTCCACGCTGACGTTCGGGAGGTGGGCGGTGTCGGCGCGCAGGATCGCGAGACGTTCCTCCAGGGTGAACAGGTGCTTTCCCTGCTTGCGGGCGTTGTGCATCACGGTGACGGTCACGTGGTCGAAGATCTTGGCGGCGCGCGTCAGCACGTCCATGTGACCGTTGGTGATGGGGTCGAAGCTTCCAGGGAACACGGCGTTCATGTGGCCTGAGTGTAGCGGCTCCGGGCGGGTCAGGCGGGGGGCGGGGTGTCCTCCTCCGGGTTCTGGGGGTCGGGCGCGTCGTGGCGGGTGTAGAGGCTGAGGGCGTTGCTGCCGTACACCTTGCGTTCCAGGTCGTAGCCGTCCGTTTCGGGCAGGTGCGTCTGGATGGGGTGCTGCGCCATGAGCAGGCCGCCGGGCGCGACGATGCCGGACGCGAGGACGCGCGCCGTGAAGGCCGGGATGTCCTGCGTGTAGGGCGGGTCGCTGAACACGAGGTCGTGCTGGCCGAGCCGCGTGAGGAGCGCGCCGGAGTCGCCCTGCACGATGTTGGCGCGCAGGGCGAGGGCCTTCGCGTTCGCGGTGAGGGTGCGGGCGGCGGCCGGGTCGCGTTCGACGACCGTGACGGTGTACCCGCGGCTGGCCGCTTCGAGCGCGATGGCGCCGCTGCCGCCGTGCAGGTCCACGAAGCGGCCGTCCGGGTGGCGCACGGCGAGCAGGTCGAAGAGGCTCTTGCGGAGGCGGACGCCGCTGGGGCGGGCGCTGTCCGGCACGCTGAACGCGCGGCCCCTGGCGGTGCCGCCCAGGATGCGGAGGCTCACGGGACGCGTCCGGCGGGGACGGGGGTGGGTGTGGCAGAGAAGCGCGGCGTCATGCGGTCAGCCTAGAGTATCCGGGTGGGGGGTGCGGCGGGGTGTGGGCGGCGCTCTATACTCCGCTGGTGCGCCGCCCTCCCCTGCCCCGCCTGGTCCTTCCCGCCCTGCTGACTCCCGCGCTGCTGGCGTCGTGCGCGGCGCGGTCCGATGCGTTCAAGCCGCGCATCGTGGTGACGTCGCCGGACGGGGGCGCGGCCAGCAACACGGG encodes:
- a CDS encoding anti-sigma factor domain-containing protein, translating into MLDRHQLTSDLLADYALGFLSPEEAAEVEAALDLHPQAREELNAYLNGLTDLVMDLGPSPVPDGAEDRLMARLNADLAAPTHTRATAAPAPQAAAPAPTPLQVPARRPWLYPVLAVAAAAALAVVLLPTLRGTPHDLAYYQRQPGSVTTPIRTPAGQTVAQVVRLTDGHAYVRMQASVPSGRAYQAWKIENGKPVSLGLFKGQNYVAALPAGTVFAVTVEPETGSDQPTTTPLFANAI
- a CDS encoding sigma-70 family RNA polymerase sigma factor, encoding MTLTDEDLIAQMAQGQQDALRELHQRYAPYLFSLGRRMLQDPTETENCVQDAFLNAWKAALRFDRNLASAKTWLVTIAHRRFLQALRDRPDTGYAIEDWDSPTRSPDQTDKIMAERAVSILTPDERRLVELAYYQGHSHAEVAEVTGIPLGTVKTRLRAALARMKTHLGGE
- a CDS encoding Sec-independent protein translocase subunit TatA/TatB, with product MPNLGFPEIMIILVVALLVFGPKKLPDLGRSLGNGIREFRKGTQGLKDELQGSLKDSDVPAPTVEPVTVTVRDAQA
- a CDS encoding RsmD family RNA methyltransferase, with product MSLRILGGTARGRAFSVPDSARPSGVRLRKSLFDLLAVRHPDGRFVDLHGGSGAIALEAASRGYTVTVVERDPAAARTLTANAKALALRANIVQGDSGALLTRLGQHDLVFSDPPYTQDIPAFTARVLASGIVAPGGLLMAQHPIQTHLPETDGYDLERKVYGSNALSLYTRHDAPDPQNPEEDTPPPA
- the coaD gene encoding pantetheine-phosphate adenylyltransferase, coding for MNAVFPGSFDPITNGHMDVLTRAAKIFDHVTVTVMHNARKQGKHLFTLEERLAILRADTAHLPNVSVDSFGGLLVNYMQQQGKGIIVRGLRAVSDYEYELQIAHLNRQLGEVETVFIMAATRWSYVSSSMAREIASYQGDIGSMVPPASAAALRLKFADGQQGQIERGG
- a CDS encoding RluA family pseudouridine synthase, translated to MNAPTSLHLQATPGRLDSVLSELSGVSRSQIGGWIGQGRVRVDGTPVTRASHKLRGGETIEADVPEPPPSHVEPEDVPLDILFEDDALVAVNKPPGMTTHPAPGVISGTLVNALLGRMTLPAQEGHNEDGSFRPGIVHRLDKDTSGVIVVAKTTPDHARLSEAFRDRATRKTYLAIAIGHWKADRPIDVDAPIGRHPVARQRMAVGGTSFKEAQTRFTPLARLTNPHGQVLTLVQAEPRTGRTHQIRVHLAHLGSPILGDTVYGRASEAMPRHALHAWKLEVPHPRTGEPLQLEAAPPDDLLSAWLALGGELPPVLTGGAAQT
- the ileS gene encoding isoleucine--tRNA ligase; this translates as MTTHTPFRPVQGNPNFPALEQDTLAWWQDRRIFERSLEQTRGGPVFTFYEGPPTANGQPGVHHVQARSFKDLFPRFRTMQGFHVPRKAGWDTHGLPVELGVEKKLGLNSKREVEAYGIDKFNAECRASVFEYEAEWRRFTERMGYWVDLDDAYMTLHRDYIESIWWSVKNLDEKGLLYKGFRVAPYCPKDGTTLSNAEVSEGYKDIQDPSVYVPFALTDPGALGLPDGAAFLVWTTTPWTLPYNVGVAIHPDFEYVAARDKEGRVLILAASLKDEVLGEDAEVVKTFKGSELERVAYQPLFTEAYEAEGEGKPVWMAGLDTYVSDSDGTGIVHTAPAFGEDDMRLARNYGFPVIVGVDGEGKHRFGPWAGVFFRDANTEIVRDLRARGLMWREKNFLHAYPHCWRCGTPLMYYATESWYLNNTRLKERLIELNGTIDWHPAHIRNGRYGGWLENLIDWNLSRNRYWGTPMPVWESEDGEYRVVGSYAELAELSGRPELTGPDFDPHRPFVDDITFEDGGKTFRRVPYVMDVWYDSGSMPFAQHHYPFENREKFEQGGFPADFIAEAIDQTRGWFNSLHQIGTMVFDSVAYKSVICSGHILDEKGAKMSKSKGNIVNPWEVFEQFGADAARWYMYVSAPPELSRRFGMNLVGDAFRSHFLTLWNTYSFFVLYANLDRPDLSAAPAPADRPEVDRWLLAKVQALTGTVTAALENYDPTGASRALQDFVVEDLSNWYVRRNRRRFWSAPGAGAAPDAPSGASMRGGEVDTAAYATLHHALKTVTLLTAPFTPFLAETLYQNLVRTVDVGAPESVHLAAWPVVDEALAAPVLVGEMDAVLRVVSLGRAVRGQTGMRQRQPLPKVMLRARSAEQTQALGRFAEQIKEELNVKEVELIDQFTELVSYVLRPNLPLLGKKFGKAVPQVRAALQAADASEIARFVRDGRQFEVTSPTGERFELGPDEVLVDARSPEGFAAMEEAGYLVAFDTTLTRELELEGLARDLVRGVQDARKKAGFEVQDRISLHLDLQGDAREAAEAWQEYLMSETLAETLAFGPAAGFEAELEGGKAYLERLETVSHN
- a CDS encoding ferritin-like domain-containing protein, which encodes MSANNTKPSRRQFLGTAGLIGAGAVLASCAPATAATPAKANLDVAIANFALNLEYLEAAFYLAAVGRIAELPGGSAQVILPDGFDGKTAVPFKDAAVAAYAQEIAQDELNHVLFLRKVLGTAAVDRPVLDIGPAFAAAANAAAGATLTPAFNPYLNDLFFLHGAFIFEDVGVTAYKGAARLVTDDSANGILESAAGILAVEAYHAGEIRTLLYAQKDVVTPYGVTVEQLIQKISDLRGKVGGGKDQGLTVGGKANIVVADENSVAYSRSTAEVLAIVYLGGAGKGGFFPNGLNGALK
- a CDS encoding superoxide dismutase — translated: MTKLELPALPYAYDALEPHIDAQTMTIHHTKHHQAYIDNANKALEGTEMEHMSADEIVKNLASAPADKKGALRNNVGGHVNHSMFWQVMGPDGTGKPSGELASAIDETFGSFEAFKEKLEDAGKTRFGSGWAWLVVQDGKLAVVSTANQDSPLMGAEIAGVSGTPILGVDVWEHAYYLNYQNRRPDYLKAFWNVVNWDEVARRYAAAK